A genomic stretch from Leptospira congkakensis includes:
- a CDS encoding WG repeat-containing protein has product MRKYLISSITALLFFILSCRNDHSKKVLIYESDGLSGLITEEGYLITKPIYKYIFPSSEGIFRVSQEGSFDTGYIDSNGTLITGLVYGSSSTDFSEGFAKVQTNKCIKTDFGEYCLTGFINHSGIFTIPSIFHEAGDFSEGTTNVAIVEKFPKPHILWGIINKSGTFVIKLSSDRYYRNFSSGLAAFSDNKTGLYGYININGETIAKPIYDFAFDFTGHHALVEKNKEYAVIKNDGSYIFPFDGYTASGPDFEGTIRISNKVNTITIYRNGKIEYNNFIDIFVTYLRRIYIIFFIGLKPI; this is encoded by the coding sequence AAAAAAGGTTTTAATCTATGAAAGTGACGGGCTTAGCGGCCTTATTACAGAAGAAGGATATTTAATTACTAAACCAATTTATAAATATATTTTCCCTTCATCCGAGGGAATTTTTCGTGTAAGCCAAGAAGGAAGTTTTGATACCGGATATATAGATTCAAATGGAACTTTAATTACAGGCTTAGTTTACGGCTCTTCATCAACCGACTTTAGCGAAGGATTTGCAAAGGTGCAGACAAATAAATGCATAAAAACAGACTTTGGGGAGTATTGCCTCACTGGCTTTATAAATCATTCGGGGATTTTTACTATCCCTTCTATATTTCACGAAGCTGGTGATTTTTCCGAAGGTACAACAAACGTTGCAATCGTAGAAAAATTTCCTAAACCACATATCCTCTGGGGGATTATAAACAAATCTGGTACATTTGTTATCAAACTTTCTTCAGACAGGTATTATCGAAATTTCTCCTCCGGATTAGCTGCCTTTTCTGATAACAAAACAGGACTCTATGGATATATCAATATAAATGGAGAAACTATTGCTAAACCGATATATGATTTTGCGTTTGATTTCACAGGACACCATGCCCTAGTAGAAAAAAATAAAGAATACGCTGTGATAAAAAATGATGGATCTTATATTTTTCCATTTGATGGGTATACTGCTTCAGGACCAGACTTTGAAGGAACTATAAGAATCTCGAACAAAGTGAATACAATTACAATCTATCGAAATGGAAAAATAGAATATAATAACTTTATCGATATATTTGTAACATATTTAAGACGTATTTATATCATTTTCTTCATTGGGTTGAAGCCAATATAA